The proteins below come from a single Vibrio cyclitrophicus genomic window:
- a CDS encoding AraC family transcriptional regulator codes for MNFAIEYTSAYFSHLVITPRKKVLKHSLVSVQSGLVLIKLGKQEYAVEPGQSIWIPYDCLTSLTYFPNTQINRVDFSVRLTDSFPRQAGYITQANLSSALLEKLEITKARASNANNTEQAFKDMLSVLKQEVLAFKPLLCESALSQRFNQWNIDDSNLPQEHTLVMVMREAKKRMQSGQKRALVIDDLFSGKEEEFEQLCMLVFGEEL; via the coding sequence ATGAACTTCGCTATTGAATATACATCGGCTTACTTTTCACACTTGGTGATCACACCACGCAAGAAAGTACTTAAACATAGCCTTGTATCGGTTCAAAGTGGCTTGGTTTTGATAAAGCTAGGTAAACAAGAGTATGCCGTTGAGCCAGGTCAAAGTATCTGGATTCCCTATGACTGCTTAACGTCACTGACCTACTTTCCAAATACCCAAATTAATCGTGTCGATTTTTCTGTGCGTTTAACGGATTCTTTCCCAAGACAAGCGGGTTACATCACTCAAGCGAACCTGTCTTCGGCGCTATTAGAAAAACTAGAGATAACCAAAGCTCGCGCTTCAAATGCTAATAATACCGAGCAAGCATTCAAAGATATGCTTTCTGTGCTTAAACAAGAAGTGTTAGCGTTCAAACCATTACTTTGCGAAAGCGCCCTGTCTCAGCGATTCAATCAATGGAATATTGATGACTCTAACCTGCCACAAGAACACACCTTGGTGATGGTAATGAGGGAAGCAAAGAAACGCATGCAATCAGGTCAAAAGCGTGCGTTGGTGATTGATGACTTGTTCTCAGGTAAGGAAGAGGAGTTTGAGCAACTGTGTATGCTAGTGTTCGGTGAAGAACTCTAG
- a CDS encoding DUF1496 domain-containing protein yields MIGKFWVGTKRQTLQAFMLLTSMCCSISANANKIISTPAKAAVVVTQSSSQQRVCYYNDKAYSIGAVVEVSGVVIKCTAENDFETNGALGWVEMIKKDEQ; encoded by the coding sequence ATGATAGGTAAATTTTGGGTTGGAACAAAGCGTCAAACTTTACAGGCTTTTATGCTTCTAACTTCTATGTGTTGTTCAATATCAGCGAATGCTAATAAAATAATATCAACGCCCGCAAAAGCAGCTGTGGTCGTCACTCAGAGTAGTTCACAGCAACGAGTTTGTTATTACAATGATAAGGCTTATAGCATAGGTGCTGTCGTTGAGGTTTCAGGAGTGGTGATTAAATGTACAGCGGAAAATGATTTTGAAACTAATGGGGCACTTGGTTGGGTTGAAATGATAAAAAAAGACGAGCAGTAA
- a CDS encoding FecCD family ABC transporter permease codes for MLLRSVPLKTSMLGLGTALVFVALYSITVGPMNISLADSAASLLQLNNDLAPHINLVIQEIRLPRTILCMLIGAILALCGAVMQGLFRNPLAEPGIIGVSAGSALGAALAIVLFSKISVQYPAFMNFAAVPVFAFLGGALTTLLVYKLGTGKFGTSVTIMLLAGVAISALSGAGIGFLNFIADDQMLRDLSLWSMGSLAGAKWSGILLAAVTLVGLFIIFYRQAMSLNALLLGESEAQHLGIPVQKLKRKLILLTAAGVGITVSLSGMIGFIGLVIPHLGRMLAGPDHRVLLPLSAVLGALLLTAADMFSRVILAPAELPVGIVTAIIGAPFFLYLLFQQKGRIL; via the coding sequence ATGTTGCTACGATCCGTCCCACTGAAAACATCGATGTTAGGCCTAGGAACTGCCTTAGTCTTCGTCGCGCTGTACTCGATCACTGTTGGGCCAATGAACATTAGCTTGGCTGACAGCGCAGCCAGCCTGCTCCAACTAAACAATGACTTAGCACCTCACATCAATTTGGTGATTCAAGAAATTCGCTTACCCAGAACGATATTGTGCATGCTAATCGGCGCAATACTCGCTTTATGTGGCGCAGTCATGCAGGGCTTATTTCGAAACCCGCTTGCCGAGCCTGGAATCATTGGCGTGTCAGCCGGATCTGCATTGGGTGCCGCATTAGCTATTGTCCTTTTTTCAAAAATTTCCGTCCAATACCCAGCATTTATGAATTTTGCTGCGGTCCCTGTCTTCGCCTTTCTTGGTGGCGCATTAACTACGCTATTGGTGTATAAGCTGGGTACAGGCAAATTTGGCACTTCAGTCACCATCATGCTGTTAGCGGGTGTAGCGATCAGTGCACTATCTGGCGCAGGTATTGGCTTTTTGAATTTCATTGCTGATGACCAAATGCTGCGTGATCTTTCATTATGGTCAATGGGTTCATTAGCGGGTGCTAAGTGGTCTGGCATTTTACTTGCTGCTGTCACGCTCGTTGGATTGTTTATTATTTTCTACCGCCAAGCGATGTCACTGAACGCCCTGCTCTTAGGTGAGTCAGAAGCGCAACACCTTGGTATCCCAGTACAAAAACTTAAACGAAAGTTGATTCTACTGACCGCCGCAGGCGTAGGAATCACGGTTAGTTTGTCTGGGATGATCGGTTTTATCGGGCTTGTGATCCCTCATTTAGGTCGCATGTTAGCGGGCCCGGATCATCGAGTTCTACTTCCCTTATCTGCCGTTTTAGGTGCATTGCTGTTAACCGCCGCAGACATGTTCTCACGCGTGATACTTGCTCCAGCAGAGCTACCTGTAGGTATTGTCACCGCAATAATCGGCGCACCGTTCTTCCTGTACCTACTATTTCAACAGAAAGGGAGAATCCTTTAA
- a CDS encoding ExbD/TolR family protein has product MIKTPHSSHTQSLAPDLTPLLDIIFIVMVFLLLTASVKLESLEVELPSSDVKNVSEVHKDSISVNILDHEPYWAINGQEYIDWENFKIALLEETGSTDKKPIIIGADKAANVENLVKLLSFLQENGIPATQLLTDDG; this is encoded by the coding sequence ATGATTAAGACGCCCCACTCATCTCACACACAGAGCCTAGCGCCGGACTTAACACCGCTGCTCGACATCATTTTTATCGTGATGGTTTTTCTATTGCTTACGGCATCAGTAAAGCTGGAGTCACTGGAAGTTGAACTGCCTAGTTCTGACGTTAAAAACGTTTCTGAAGTCCACAAAGACTCGATTAGCGTCAACATTCTAGACCATGAACCCTACTGGGCGATTAACGGCCAAGAGTACATCGACTGGGAAAACTTCAAGATTGCCTTGTTAGAAGAGACAGGTTCAACAGATAAAAAGCCGATCATCATTGGCGCGGATAAAGCCGCCAACGTTGAAAACTTAGTGAAGCTGCTTTCATTTCTTCAAGAAAACGGAATACCAGCGACTCAATTGCTCACTGACGATGGCTAA
- a CDS encoding heme ABC transporter ATP-binding protein, translating to MFPSALKATDIEVKFGNKVILDGVSIEVEAGKVTTLLGPNGAGKSTLLKALCQEISSNGDIQYFGHTKDKWPSHKLAKHLAMLPQHSTLTFPFLAHEVVELGGIPLQESHKNLKSIASKKMDVADVTHLSERLYPSLSGGEKQRVHLARVLTQLHYSGDQCILMLDEPTSALDLAHQHNTLKIARELADNHNAAVIVVLHDLNLAAQYSDRLVVLKNGNLICDGSPWEALRPSMIEDVYGYKSIVEKHPTMSFPQVHPAQ from the coding sequence ATGTTTCCTTCAGCGTTAAAAGCGACCGATATCGAAGTGAAGTTCGGCAATAAAGTGATATTAGATGGCGTTTCTATTGAGGTTGAAGCGGGAAAGGTAACCACACTGCTTGGGCCAAATGGCGCGGGTAAAAGCACACTACTCAAAGCCTTGTGCCAAGAAATATCAAGCAACGGTGATATCCAATATTTTGGACACACTAAAGACAAGTGGCCTTCTCATAAGCTTGCAAAGCATCTGGCTATGCTTCCTCAACACAGTACGTTAACCTTCCCCTTCCTAGCACATGAAGTTGTTGAACTTGGTGGAATCCCTCTGCAAGAATCCCACAAAAACCTCAAAAGCATTGCTAGCAAAAAAATGGATGTTGCCGATGTGACTCACTTAAGTGAAAGGCTCTACCCTTCTCTATCTGGCGGTGAAAAACAACGAGTTCACTTGGCTCGAGTGTTAACTCAGCTTCACTATTCTGGTGATCAATGCATATTAATGCTGGATGAGCCTACGTCTGCACTGGATCTCGCCCACCAGCACAACACCTTAAAGATCGCGAGAGAGTTAGCCGACAATCACAATGCTGCTGTTATCGTCGTGCTACATGATCTTAACTTAGCCGCACAATACTCAGATAGATTGGTAGTCTTAAAAAACGGGAACTTGATTTGCGATGGTAGTCCTTGGGAGGCACTTAGACCTTCGATGATTGAGGATGTATATGGCTATAAGAGTATCGTAGAAAAGCACCCAACCATGAGTTTTCCTCAAGTTCACCCCGCTCAATAA
- a CDS encoding nicotinate-nicotinamide nucleotide adenylyltransferase, which produces MEKIAIFGSAFNPPSLGHKSVIDSLAHFDKILLVPSIAHAWGKEMLDFDTRCQLVEAFISDLLLDQVELSLVEKGLFTPGESVTTYAVLSQLQKQHPEAELTFVIGPDNFFKFSSFYKSDEITERWSVMACPEKVKIRSTDIRHALQNGSNVAKLSTKSVTRILQDSELYTII; this is translated from the coding sequence ATGGAAAAAATAGCCATTTTCGGTAGTGCGTTTAATCCACCGAGCTTAGGGCATAAAAGTGTGATTGATTCGTTGGCTCACTTTGACAAGATTCTACTGGTACCAAGCATTGCCCATGCTTGGGGAAAAGAGATGCTAGACTTTGATACGAGATGTCAGCTTGTCGAGGCGTTTATCTCTGATTTATTGCTGGATCAAGTTGAACTGTCATTAGTTGAGAAAGGACTATTTACTCCTGGTGAAAGTGTCACGACCTATGCCGTCCTTAGTCAGCTTCAAAAGCAGCATCCAGAGGCCGAACTGACCTTTGTCATCGGGCCTGATAATTTCTTTAAGTTTTCATCGTTTTATAAATCAGATGAAATAACAGAACGCTGGTCTGTTATGGCTTGCCCCGAAAAAGTAAAGATTCGAAGCACTGATATTCGCCACGCTTTGCAAAATGGGAGCAATGTAGCAAAACTGAGTACAAAGTCAGTTACAAGAATATTGCAAGACAGTGAACTGTATACAATAATATAG
- a CDS encoding MotA/TolQ/ExbB proton channel family protein produces MQQISYLQDQLGLMTWPLLICSALTAMIIAERVFQVMLSIGVGKRAIRRELNQISPTNNKEIEALAQSISGKRPLLYKGVSMLLAHHSFSKGLREDAAGIWLQEKRHQLHAGLRLLGLIGVISPLIGLLGTVLGLIEMFKGVAATTGSITPNDLADGLGLAMRTTAAGLMIALPAISGAQLLGLWADRVLAQLEHTLNYVNVWLEGMSIQTNQSDDNQGKPVNKASIGDVSQA; encoded by the coding sequence ATGCAACAAATCAGTTACTTACAAGATCAACTTGGCTTAATGACTTGGCCTCTTCTTATATGTTCAGCATTAACCGCAATGATCATCGCTGAACGAGTCTTCCAAGTGATGTTAAGCATTGGTGTTGGCAAGCGCGCCATTCGTCGCGAGCTCAATCAAATATCACCAACCAACAACAAAGAGATTGAAGCGCTTGCTCAGTCTATTTCAGGGAAAAGACCGCTGCTGTACAAGGGCGTCTCGATGTTGCTTGCTCACCACTCTTTTTCGAAAGGACTACGTGAAGATGCAGCAGGCATCTGGCTACAAGAAAAACGCCACCAGCTTCATGCAGGTTTAAGGTTGCTTGGTTTAATCGGCGTGATCAGTCCACTAATTGGCTTGCTTGGTACGGTGCTTGGTCTTATTGAGATGTTCAAAGGTGTAGCTGCTACCACCGGAAGTATTACACCAAATGATCTAGCTGACGGCCTTGGCTTAGCAATGAGAACCACAGCTGCAGGTTTGATGATTGCACTGCCTGCAATTTCAGGCGCACAGCTATTAGGCCTTTGGGCTGACCGAGTACTCGCTCAGCTAGAACATACCCTGAACTATGTGAATGTGTGGCTAGAAGGTATGTCGATTCAAACCAATCAATCTGATGATAATCAAGGTAAGCCAGTCAACAAAGCCTCTATCGGTGATGTGAGCCAAGCATGA
- a CDS encoding 1-acyl-sn-glycerol-3-phosphate acyltransferase codes for MTSPSDPYVDIRPYGDDEIPAALNRLINDEEFISAILHYRFSNHASWFKTLMSPILRVYLKMKWSKLTSVESIQIEVKKYLRDTLAKTTNGVTYTGLESLDTDQAYLFVSNHRDIAMDPALVNYALHQKNHQTCRIAIGDNLLKKPCATELMRLNKSFIVKRSLKGPREMMKALSQLSSYIKHSLETGNSIWIAQKEGRAKDGNDFTEPAILKMFHVEGRKQKIAFPEYVKSLKIVPVAISYENDPCDTAKAIELFEKDVNGSYEKGEFEDIESIIQGIIGNKGRVHVGFGQVIDQDFDTPEALAEEIDRQIHDNYKLFPVNLLAAEKEDDSITDSVKKEFEEKLSILPQGARQYLIDSYANPVKNIG; via the coding sequence ATGACCTCTCCAAGCGATCCATATGTTGATATTCGTCCTTACGGCGATGATGAAATTCCTGCGGCACTAAACCGTCTTATTAATGATGAAGAATTTATCAGTGCGATTTTGCACTACCGTTTTTCAAACCATGCGTCTTGGTTCAAAACGTTAATGAGTCCAATTCTACGCGTTTACTTAAAAATGAAGTGGAGCAAGCTGACTAGCGTCGAATCCATTCAGATTGAAGTGAAAAAATACTTACGTGACACGCTAGCTAAAACCACCAATGGTGTGACATACACTGGCTTAGAGTCATTGGATACTGATCAAGCTTACCTGTTTGTATCAAACCATCGTGACATTGCTATGGATCCTGCGCTAGTTAATTACGCTTTGCATCAAAAGAACCATCAGACTTGTCGTATTGCTATTGGTGACAACCTATTGAAGAAGCCATGTGCGACTGAATTGATGCGTCTAAACAAGAGCTTCATCGTAAAACGTTCTCTGAAAGGGCCGCGTGAAATGATGAAAGCGTTAAGCCAGCTTTCTTCTTACATTAAGCACTCTTTAGAAACGGGTAACTCTATCTGGATCGCTCAAAAAGAAGGCCGAGCTAAAGATGGTAATGATTTCACTGAGCCAGCAATTCTAAAAATGTTCCACGTAGAAGGACGTAAGCAAAAAATCGCATTCCCTGAATATGTGAAGTCGTTGAAGATCGTGCCTGTTGCTATTTCATACGAAAACGATCCGTGTGACACCGCGAAAGCGATAGAACTTTTTGAGAAAGACGTAAACGGCAGTTATGAAAAGGGTGAATTTGAAGATATCGAAAGTATCATTCAAGGCATTATCGGTAACAAAGGGCGCGTGCACGTTGGTTTTGGTCAGGTTATTGACCAAGACTTTGATACGCCTGAAGCGCTTGCCGAAGAAATCGATCGTCAAATACACGATAACTACAAACTGTTCCCAGTAAACTTATTAGCAGCCGAAAAAGAAGATGACTCAATTACAGATTCGGTTAAAAAAGAGTTTGAAGAAAAGTTATCGATCTTGCCACAAGGTGCTCGTCAGTACTTGATTGATAGCTATGCGAACCCTGTGAAGAACATTGGTTAG
- a CDS encoding YfcZ/YiiS family protein codes for MSQDNGNNDVCEACGCAGEIGFIIKEGDEVAEVKVYGSSKALIEAEFAKYVELAKQVSSNVEFEASEMTEDSTELQARFKFEVSAEKIIFELKTRSLAR; via the coding sequence ATGAGCCAAGATAACGGTAACAATGATGTATGCGAAGCTTGCGGTTGTGCAGGTGAAATCGGCTTTATCATTAAAGAAGGCGACGAAGTTGCTGAAGTAAAGGTTTACGGTAGCTCTAAAGCCCTTATTGAAGCTGAGTTTGCTAAGTACGTTGAGTTAGCAAAACAAGTGTCTAGCAATGTTGAGTTTGAAGCGTCAGAGATGACAGAAGATAGCACTGAATTGCAAGCGCGCTTTAAATTTGAAGTCAGCGCTGAAAAAATTATTTTTGAACTTAAAACTCGCTCTTTAGCGCGTTAA
- a CDS encoding TetR/AcrR family transcriptional regulator — MPKRSKEDTEITIQKIMDAVVDQLLRLGYDKMSYTTLSQQTGVSRTGISHHFPKKTDFTAALDGRIFKMFMEHIDFENGLDAFSASWVSALEDAEFLAILRLLFHHIVTAESAHEFAANGIDRLYKLTETQFGETSGKELEWLIGKSLIRMSQ; from the coding sequence ATGCCAAAGCGTAGTAAAGAAGATACAGAAATCACTATCCAGAAGATCATGGATGCCGTTGTAGACCAGTTGCTAAGGTTGGGTTACGACAAGATGTCATACACGACGTTGAGTCAGCAAACGGGCGTTTCTCGTACAGGTATAAGCCACCATTTTCCAAAGAAAACTGACTTTACAGCTGCACTAGACGGTCGTATTTTTAAGATGTTCATGGAACACATTGACTTTGAAAATGGTCTTGACGCATTTTCGGCTAGCTGGGTTAGCGCACTTGAAGACGCTGAATTCCTGGCTATCTTACGTCTACTTTTCCATCATATCGTTACAGCTGAAAGCGCGCACGAATTTGCTGCAAACGGTATTGATCGTCTATACAAACTGACGGAAACTCAGTTTGGTGAGACTAGCGGTAAAGAACTAGAGTGGTTGATTGGCAAGTCATTAATTCGTATGAGCCAATAA
- the nadE gene encoding ammonia-dependent NAD(+) synthetase gives MEQLIRDEMRVLPSIDPHFEVTRRVDFIKTKLQQSGCKSLILGISGGVDSTTCGRLAQMAIDSLNESSGSNDYQFIAVRLPYGEQKDEDEAQLALSFIQPSQSVSVNIKAGVDGLHAASHVALESTGLLPTDSAKIDFVKGNVKARARMIAQYEIAGYVGGLVIGTDHSAENITGFYTKHGDGACDLAPLFGLNKRQVRELAATLGAPELLVKKTPTADLEELDPQKADEAALNLSYDQIDDFLEGKEVSQDVSDRLVSIYKATQHKRQPIPTIYD, from the coding sequence ATGGAACAGTTAATTCGTGATGAAATGCGCGTACTACCTTCAATTGACCCTCACTTCGAAGTGACTCGTCGTGTGGACTTTATTAAAACGAAACTACAACAGTCAGGCTGCAAGTCTCTGATCCTTGGTATCAGCGGCGGTGTAGACTCAACAACCTGTGGCCGTTTAGCACAAATGGCAATTGATAGCCTGAATGAAAGCTCTGGCAGTAACGACTATCAATTCATTGCTGTTCGCTTACCTTATGGCGAGCAAAAAGATGAAGATGAAGCACAGCTTGCTCTGTCTTTCATCCAGCCTTCTCAGTCCGTTTCTGTAAACATTAAGGCGGGCGTTGATGGGCTTCACGCAGCATCTCATGTTGCTTTAGAAAGCACAGGCTTATTACCAACAGATTCGGCGAAAATCGACTTTGTAAAAGGCAATGTGAAAGCTCGAGCTCGCATGATCGCACAATACGAAATCGCAGGTTACGTCGGTGGTCTTGTTATTGGTACCGATCACTCAGCAGAAAACATCACTGGTTTCTACACTAAGCACGGCGATGGCGCATGTGATTTGGCTCCTCTGTTCGGTTTGAACAAACGACAAGTTCGTGAACTGGCTGCAACATTAGGTGCCCCAGAATTGCTGGTGAAGAAAACCCCAACCGCTGACCTAGAAGAACTGGACCCACAGAAAGCTGATGAAGCAGCATTGAACCTTTCTTACGATCAGATCGACGATTTCCTTGAAGGCAAAGAAGTGTCTCAAGATGTATCAGATCGCTTAGTTAGTATCTACAAAGCAACACAGCACAAGCGTCAACCTATCCCAACGATCTACGATTAA
- a CDS encoding energy transducer TonB: MNVPRYVIAGGASLVIHAALLFVAQESKVFAMPAGSQSNTVSINFTPKSTPSQAQQKTITEPVEPEPIKETVSQAEPKPVEPKAVEPKQAKPTPKKKAITNKPQPKKVEKKVVEKRVEKKPIQKKPVTQKKVVKKERPEPKSKPTPQPEKLADKKIDRNLAESANQPQEVNQGVSNQEPVLVTKPSFSSRPTPPNYPRQARRRGVEGVATYEVWLDAEGKQIKQALVNSSGALMLDNAALDAIKQWKFSPHTVNGRAIAHRVQIPVRFRLD, from the coding sequence GTGAACGTTCCTAGATATGTTATTGCAGGCGGTGCATCGTTAGTGATTCATGCAGCGCTATTGTTTGTCGCTCAAGAATCCAAAGTATTCGCGATGCCTGCAGGTAGCCAATCGAACACGGTATCGATCAACTTCACGCCTAAGAGCACGCCTTCTCAAGCTCAACAAAAAACCATCACAGAGCCGGTTGAACCAGAACCAATCAAAGAAACAGTCTCACAAGCTGAACCTAAACCTGTCGAACCCAAGGCCGTTGAGCCAAAACAAGCCAAACCGACGCCAAAGAAAAAAGCGATCACCAATAAGCCTCAACCCAAGAAAGTAGAGAAAAAGGTTGTTGAAAAGAGAGTCGAAAAGAAGCCGATTCAAAAGAAACCAGTGACTCAGAAAAAGGTCGTTAAGAAAGAACGCCCAGAACCAAAGTCCAAACCAACGCCTCAACCAGAAAAACTGGCCGACAAGAAAATCGATAGAAATCTGGCCGAGTCTGCCAACCAACCTCAGGAAGTAAACCAAGGCGTATCAAACCAAGAGCCCGTATTAGTGACTAAGCCCTCTTTTTCTTCACGCCCGACACCACCGAATTACCCACGCCAAGCGAGACGTCGTGGGGTTGAAGGTGTCGCAACTTATGAGGTCTGGTTAGACGCTGAAGGCAAACAGATTAAACAAGCATTAGTAAATTCATCAGGCGCACTAATGCTCGACAACGCCGCTTTAGACGCCATTAAACAATGGAAATTCTCACCTCACACTGTCAATGGTCGAGCGATTGCTCACCGTGTACAAATACCTGTTCGTTTTAGGTTGGATTAA
- a CDS encoding heme/hemin ABC transporter substrate-binding protein, translating to MNNLNVLNKLKTNKHLLSIAAMSLALTAPAAMANDTEQPRIISAGSAVTELVLALGAQDQLVAIDVTSHFPQAENLPKIGYHRNLSAEGLIALQPTTLVGSDEMGPDNAISQLKSAGVDVEIVNTEANVEGLLQRIDQIAKITHTEAHSQKVKAEVNQKVAALKANQVPSNEAKKVLFLLLHEGRPANVAGGETSPNAIIELAGGVNPAAQSLTSYKPLSMESLIEMQPDVILVSGRSYQKIGGADAILKSLPMLAATPAGMNKQIITVKGSALVGGLGLESLSEAKRLNALIYPL from the coding sequence ATGAACAACTTAAACGTGCTCAATAAATTAAAGACCAACAAGCATTTACTATCAATCGCTGCGATGAGCTTGGCTCTGACCGCGCCAGCAGCAATGGCCAACGATACAGAACAACCTCGAATCATCAGCGCGGGCAGTGCTGTTACCGAATTAGTTTTAGCGCTGGGTGCTCAAGATCAGTTAGTGGCGATTGATGTAACAAGCCATTTCCCTCAAGCAGAGAACCTGCCGAAAATTGGTTATCACCGAAACCTGTCAGCAGAAGGCTTGATAGCATTACAGCCAACAACACTGGTTGGCTCAGATGAAATGGGGCCAGATAACGCAATATCTCAATTGAAATCTGCGGGCGTCGATGTAGAGATCGTCAATACCGAAGCGAATGTTGAAGGGCTATTACAGCGAATAGACCAAATCGCCAAGATTACCCATACCGAAGCACACTCACAGAAAGTTAAAGCCGAAGTCAATCAGAAGGTTGCAGCACTGAAAGCAAACCAAGTACCAAGCAACGAAGCGAAGAAGGTGCTTTTCCTGTTGTTGCATGAAGGTCGCCCTGCGAACGTTGCCGGTGGTGAGACTTCACCAAACGCGATCATTGAATTGGCTGGCGGTGTTAACCCTGCAGCTCAAAGCCTAACGTCTTACAAGCCATTGTCGATGGAATCTCTGATAGAAATGCAGCCAGATGTCATCTTAGTGAGCGGACGTAGCTACCAGAAAATTGGCGGCGCTGATGCCATTCTTAAATCGTTACCTATGCTAGCGGCGACGCCAGCAGGCATGAACAAGCAAATTATTACTGTGAAGGGCAGCGCTTTAGTTGGAGGGCTTGGCCTTGAAAGCCTTTCTGAAGCGAAGCGATTAAACGCACTTATCTATCCGTTATAA